The genomic region TATTGGTGAAAAAACACAATGGCAGGTGGAGAATGTGCGTGGACTACTCTGACCTTAACAAAGCATGCCCCAAAGATTGCTTCCCCCTCCCCAACATAGATGCACTCGTCGACGCCGCGGCGGGATACCGGTATTTGagtttcatggacgcctactccggttacaatcagataccgatgcaccgtCCTGACGAAGACAAGACGGCGTTCATAACGCCAGGAGGAACTTTTTGCTATAAGGTAATGCCATTCGGCTTGAAAAATGCGGGGGCAACatatcaaaggctgatgaacaggATATTCCACGACCTCATAGGGAAAACAGTTGAAGTTTACGTGGACGACATCCTGGCAAAAACAACACGACCTGACGACCTCTTGAACGACCTGGCAAGTGTATTTGCGTCCCTCCGTCAACACGGTATGAGGCTGAACCCCCTCAAGTGCGCCTTCGCCATGGAAGCCGGCAAGTTCTTGGGATTTATGATAACTCAGAGAGGGGTAGAAGCTAACCCGGAGAAATGCCAGGCAATACTCCAGATGAAGAGCCCGGGTTGCATCAAGGACGTCCAGAGGTTGGCAGGACGGTTTACCTCATTATCCCGATTTCTCGGAGCTTCGGCGACAAAAGCCCTGCCATTCTTTAACCTCATGAAGAAAGGGATGGCGTTTGAGTGGACACCCGCATGTGAAGAAGCCTTTCAACACTTCAAGGAAATCCTGGCGGCACCTCCCGTTCTCGGGAAGCCAAAAGACGGGGAACCACTATACCTATACCTCGCTATAACAGGCGAAGCCCTGGCCGCAGTTCTGGTACGGGAGGACGGGAAAGCTCAACAGCCAGTCTATTTCATAAGCAGGGCCCTGCAAGGGGCAGAATTGAGATATAGCAAgttggaaaagctagccttggcACTCCTAACTTCCTCGAGAAGGTTAAAACAGTACTTCCAGAGTCACCAAGTTGTCGTCAGAACGGACCAAGGGATCCGGCAAGTTCTCCAAAAACCCGATCTGGCGGGAAGAATGATGACTTGGTCCATCGAACTCTCCCAATATGACATACGGCACAGGCTATGGCGGATTTTTTAGTTGAAGTGACGGGAGACCCAAGCGAAGAGGTGGGTacacggtggaagctccatGTGGATGGAGCCTCCAACCAGACCTTCGGAGGTGCCGGGATCATCCTGGAAAGCCCGATTGGGGTTGTATACGAACAGTCGGTCAGATTCGAGTTTCCCatctcaaacaaccaggcagaatatgaagcccttATAGGAGGCTTAACCCTAGCGGCAGAAGTCGGCGCAAGAAGACTGGAAATATGCAGTGACTCCCAAGTCGTCACTTCCCAAGTAAACGgtagctaccaagccaaagaccccTTGCTTCAGAAGTACCTGGAAAAGGTTAAAAGCTTGAGCCAAAAGTTCGAAGAGGTCACGGTCCACCACGTACCTAGAGAAAGGAACACACGGGCAGACCTCCTATCAAAGTTGGCCAGCACAAAGCCAGGGGAAGGGAACCGGTCTCTCATCCAAGGCATGGCAAGAGAACCAGCAATCACTTTGCACATGACAACCCTAGGTCTTTCCTGGCTAGACCCCATCACCAACTTCCTAGAACACGGCAAACTCCCTAATGATGAAAAGGATGCGGCGAAATTGAGGAGGGAAGCGGCCAAATACGCCGTCATCCAAGGACAGCTGTTCAGGAAGGGACTCAACCAGCCCCTACTGAAGTGCCTACGCCCCGATCAGACGGACTACGTCCTCAGAGAAGTCCACGAGGGCTGCTGTGGGCACCATATCGGAGGTAAGGCCTTAGCGAGGAAACTAATCCGAGCCGGATATTACTGGC from Arachis duranensis cultivar V14167 unplaced genomic scaffold, aradu.V14167.gnm2.J7QH unplaced_Scaffold_73101, whole genome shotgun sequence harbors:
- the LOC107472389 gene encoding uncharacterized protein LOC107472389, yielding MPGIDPKIISHHLAVKAEARPVAQRRRKMSAERAEEVAKQTAGLLEAGFIREVDYSTWLSNVVLVKKHNGRWRMCVDYSDLNKACPKDCFPLPNIDALVDAAAGYRYLSFMDAYSGYNQIPMHRPDEDKTAFITPGGTFCYKVMPFGLKNAGATYQRLMNRIFHDLIGKTVEVYVDDILAKTTRPDDLLNDLASVFASLRQHGMRLNPLKCAFAMEAGKFLGFMITQRGVEANPEKCQAILQMKSPGCIKDVQRLAGRFTSLSRFLGASATKALPFFNLMKKGMAFEWTPACEEAFQHFKEILAAPPVLGKPKDGEPLYLYLAITGEALAAVLAMADFLVEVTGDPSEEVGTRWKLHVDGASNQTFGGAGIILESPIGVVYEQSVRFEFPISNNQAEYEALIGGLTLAAEVGARRLEICSDSQVVTSQVNGSYQAKDPLLQKYLEKVKSLSQKFEEVTVHHVPRERNTRADLLSKLASTKPGEGNRSLIQGMAREPAITLHMTTLGLSWLDPITNFLEHGKLPNDEKDAAKLRREAAKYAVIQGQLFRKGLNQPLLKCLRPDQTDYVLREVHEGCCGHHIGVPTERQLCQGAGLRVKLANDLSTIFSMGSRPLRPFPVGPGQVKYLIVAIDYYTKWIEAEPLATISSSNCRKFMWRQVITRFGIPEVVISDNGTQFTDKKFTEFLNGLGIRQKFSSVEHPQTNGQVESANKVILSGLKKRLDNKKGAWADELAAVLWSYRTTEQSSTKETPFRLTYGVDAVIPVEIGEPSPRLLLKGVGEAIEKDLIDETREMAHLTETALKQRMALRYNTKVIKRELEPNDLVLRRNDIGLQTPREGNLAANWEGPYRIKKVMGKGAFKLERLDGKEVPRTWNADNLRRFYS